Part of the Aquila chrysaetos chrysaetos chromosome Z, bAquChr1.4, whole genome shotgun sequence genome is shown below.
CCAGAACAGATCCAAACTTCCCTTTGACCGTTCTGGGTGCCTAAATAGGAACTTGCTGAGAGAAGAGGTACCCAGAACGCAGCATGCATCTGTTTCTGAACTGTAAGATCAAAGGCCTCCCAAACAATTGTACCAACAGTTTCATACCACAAATTGGTGAATCAAGAAGATAATGAGAAGTGTGCAGGTGGCCACATGGTATCTGCAACAAAGGCtcaagaggagaggagagcagaatACAGATGCAAGTGCTGCTCTATGGAATAATGCTCCAAAGGGCATCTATAAAATCTCCTTATGGGACCGTCCAGTCATCTTGGTCTGTAATACAACCATGGCACAGTCCACCACTCCATGAAAGTTCAAGCAGactttcccccttcctttggGTCAATTCAGAGTGAGACAAATTTGTATTATTCACAGACATCAAGCATTCCTGTTCTGACTTGTATCAGAGTCCAGCCCCACTCTAGAGACCACAGGTCTTCCGCCTTCCTCAGTTTCTTCAGATTTGATTTAATCTacaacagcaggagctgctgggaggagaaaaCCAGTAGATTGAGGGTATTTACTGATTCCATTCTTAGGCTTCAGGATAAAAGTTCCTCCAGATGTATCTTACTACAAACGTAAGGAGGGAGCATCTAGAGCTGAAAGGTTGTGTGTTACAGATTATTTGTTGGTTCAGTAAAGCCCATCAGCATGCCAGTGTGTCACCTGCTCCCCATGCTTGCAGACAGACCACATTTTCTGTGTATGCAAACTGCAAGAGCACAGAGTAATACTGGAATACTCCAAGATGGAAACTTGGTATAACAAAAGTCTGCAGAAATACCAATGGAAGCAGAATTACATACTTCACTGCACCTTCAACCCACCTGCAATTCCAAAAATCAATCAccctgaagaaacaaaaaacaacaaatgctTCAGAAATCAAACCCATTTTTCACTACACAAAATATATGGTACTGCTTCCTTTGAAATCCTCCTCCTTCTTGCTGTGCTGGCAAAGTCCAGAGTAAAAGATATAGTTACTGCCTTCTTTCTACCTATTAGTGTAGAAAAGTGACAGGACTAGGAAACAAACCACAGGTTTGTCCAGACAAACAGCTGCCAATGCCAAGAATAAGGTATTTCAAAGGTTAGGAAATACTGATAGACGCAGCCTCTTGTTGTATCATCTACCAATTAGCCGCAGGCCCCAGCTGCATATTAACTGCAAAATATTCGGCTGAACTAATTTTAACATATAAGCATTCTTCTTGTTTGTTACTCATCTGGGCCAAATACTTATATATAACATCTCACATTCCTTACAGTAAGCTCCCTGCTTTCCCACTTGCAAGAAGTGAATCAGGACTCATTAGCTAAAACTGCCAAAAATTACATAAGTACACTGACATCTCTAAGGTGTAACatcctgtctttttttattacctGCAGCCACAGCTAAAGATTTAGGCTGTCTACGCTACACAATGCACTCTTCTGCAAAGTCCTCCCCATCCAGAGGGAACTATTCCAGCAAAGATACTTCCACCTACTTGCTCCACTCTTCAGGAAAACTAACTATAGtattataaaaggaaaattgtgCTGCCCTTAACAGTTCTCTCATCCGGGCTGTCTggttaaaccacagcaaagCTTGTTAGTTATATATCATCTTAGAAACAGTAATCCGGAGAAAAATTCACTACCCAATTCATCAGTTTTGGATGGGAAGTCAAGAGAGGGTGGGAGGACAGAGTTCACTGCATTTCTGACTCCACTGCCTTGTACTGCACATAGCTGTACACACTTTGAAGGAGGATACCACTCTAATTAGGTGTTGCTTTCCATCCATTCTGTATCTGCCTAAGTGGCCAGGCAAAGTGCAAAGCAATGAGAACTTGATTAGCTTTCAACAAGCTAATAATGCAATGCTGACCACCCTTAGTGATTAACCTGAGAGGCTTACCAGAGACAAATGGctagaatgaaaacattttaggcTAACAAACCCCACCATACCTAGCAGCCACAGTTAACATTTCATATATTTCACACCATTTCTGCCAGACACCCTcagcctccctgcctgctgtttAAAGGCTTAAATTTCACAATCCTTAAAAATGAGGGTGGAAAAAGAACATGCTTAGTACACAGAATGAAAGGCAGTTTATGCTTTAGGACTTCTTCCTTGCACTTACCTACACTTGTAGGAAATATATCCTCATTGTTGATTTGCACCTCAATCCAGTCCATGAGAAGGTTCATATACTGGGGTGCTGGCAGTGCTGTGGGCTTCTTGTACTTCATATCGTCCTGCCATCGGTACTCATACTTAGGGCCTCCAGACATCACTGGGCAGGTCCTCTCTGTGCAGAATTCACAGATAGTTCCATAAATGAGGTTGATCCTATTGAAGAAGTCAACAACATGGACCGCCACCCAGTCATTTTGGTCTTCTCCGCTGGGCAACTGCACAGCCGCTTTCAAGTCCACACCTGAGTTCAGAGAAGCCTGAGCTCGTTTGTGGAGTTCAAACCTTTGGGTTCCAGGTTCAAACTTGCGTTTTGGGCGGAAAGTCTTATCTTTATTAAAGACTTGCTTGAGTGCTATGGACATGTCTGCTAatcttctgctctgcagcagctggcagaaaagcacagctgagaTTTAATGCAGGTATCTGAAAACAGTTGCTCCCTATCGCAGGTCCTCCAGGCTCTGCTGGTTTTCTCAGAGAAGCTTGTATCAACTTCAGAGCAGTCTACTAGCTCTTTGTCTTGAAAGCCTTCCCAAAAGGTTCCATGTCCCTGAGGATATGGAAACAATATACATTAGTGGTAAGCTCAAGTCTGGCCCTGGCAGTTTGTGACTGTTTTACCATCATTTTCTGGTAATTATgagctgaaaagcaaatatgTAACAAGCTAGCCTTAAAAATTGGCCAACCCCTGACTTGATGAacgtttaaaagaaaaaaagaagcaagccTTACCTTTTAAAGTATTAAGGAATTAACTTCTCTGtcctgtttaaaatatttacccaAATAGATGCTTTTAAGTTATCATAAAGATGGGAATTCAATAAATCTTGTATAATTTTCCCATCTTTAGATAATTTTTAAACcaaccttttcattttgctgcattttttacaGTGACTGCATACCATACATAATGTATGTGTAAGTTTAGTAGACAAAATACTATGTGACAATTTAGAAGTCCTATCTAACTGCTCCTGAAGTGACCCGTGGTACCTCTAAGCATTCGCCATAGCTTCAGTGCTCTtctctgtaggaaaaaaatcctcaagcaagatttttccatatttcttctctatttttaattaatgaacGATTTGTTTTTGCAGTCTCATAGAACCTAGTCAGAGTGAAACATACAGTATTGCACAGAAATAATTCCTATTTCCCACAGAACCATACAGagactgttatttttcttgacCCACCTTCAGGAATTCAGCAGTGGTCTTAATTTTCTATTGGATTGTGTAGAATGATTAGAAAGTGATGGTGAAGCTGCCACTTTCTTTACCGCTCTATTCATCTTCTCTACAGGGGAATACTTGGCATTGTCATTCTTGCAAAAGGAAGAGCATAGACTGCAGTTGCTCCACCTAACCTAGTCTAGCAACAAAGAATGGTTTTAACAGCCAGtctgactgaaaaaataaattaccgcatgtcatggtttaaccctagccagcaactaagcaccacgcagccgctcacccacccccccccctgccagtgggatgggggagaaaattgggaacagaagcaaaacccgtgggttgagataagaacagtttaatagaacagaaaagaagaaactaataatgataatgataacactaataaaatgacaacagtaatactaaaaggattggaatgtacaaatgatgcacagtgcaattgctcaccacctgccgatcgacacccagttagtccctgagcggcgattccccacccccactccccccagtttatatactgggcatgacatcacatggtatggaatacccctttggccagtttgggtcaggtgccctggctgtgtcctgtgccaacttcttgtgcccctccagctttctcgctggctagggatgagaagctgaaaaatccttgactttagactaaacactacttagcaactgaaaacatcagtgtgttatcaacattcttctcatactgaactcaaaacacagcactgcaccagctactaagaagacagttaactctatcccagctgaaaccaggacaccacaTTAGAGCCTTGTTTGTTCCTATACATATGTGCAGAAGAGTATTATCATCAGCAAATGTAGGCAATGAGTAGGTGATAGGGTAGATAGGGGCTATGACAATTAGACTTTTGTTTTACTACTGCAGGTTTTATGTTTAAAGAGAGTGTAAGCATTTCATGCTGTGCATTGTTTACATTAGATAACACAGTAAGTTTTAAATTTGCAGAGCACTACAAAAACCCTACCTGATCAGTGGCTGATGAATTCTCATCAGGGTATTATGTATGCTCCACTGTTTCCCTTAACAGAAATCATGTCCATGAAAATTCTACGAGGCTGTGGGGAAAGCACTAAATTCTTCTGAAGACAGTTGCCCAAAGCTTTGCTGAggggcagaaaggaagagaaaaaggtgcttcttttttcttaagcaCCACAAGAAAGCAACACATATCAAGCAAAGAGAAATCTTGTGTGCTAGACGCCATCCCCACACAATAGTATGTAAGTGCCATAAAAAATCCTCTCCCAAATAGCTGAAAGATAAGCATCCACCCAATTTGCCAGGAAGCAGCAgctaaacaaaaccagcagagaagTGCTTGGTTTTCGTTTTGCTGATGGCGTGATGGAGGAATACTCCAATCATGAGTTTATAAACAGTCATTTTTTCTGTGCCAGCATAATATGATCAGTTCAGGGATGAACTCCAGGGAGACTACTGTCATATCCAACATGCCCCTTGGAGTAATGTTCAAACCCGGAGATCCTGAAACCTGACATAGGTTGGGGAAAGAAGACTTCAAACAAAACTAGCCTTGGAACAATTTAGTTAAGTGTCATtggcagaaaatgaaggcaCTTTAAAGAGACAACTTTGCCCTACAGTTTGTGTTTGTTACTAAGACCCATAACCTCCAGCTCTCAAACGCTCTGTGGCAGTCAGCTGTTTATTTAAAGCCTCTCAAAAGAACAGGTGAGTACTGCTGCACAGACTGAGCTTGCAGTTGACACACTATGCAATGGCATGGAGCCGATGTCCCAGTTTACAATACTAAGGATGTTAGCTCCAGAGTTTTACAGCTCAGGTAACTAATTTTTTCCCACTCGAATATACCTGGCACTCTTATGTGGCTACTTTGACTCCCTTCCTCACCTGTAAATATTCACCAGAACATGCAAggagtttttatttaaaacaacaagCTGAGTACCAAATAAAAATCATCTTCAAAAGACACATCTTGAAGCACAGTACTCACTGCTGTTAAAccttttccaagaaaaacagaagacacCATGTTTTGTAAGTTATTTTCTACTGAATATGTAAACATGATTATTCATATTAAACACGTACTCTTTCCCACTCCTGTCCATACATTCAGTAAGTCTGCATAAAACCAAttaatgcagagaaaaagcaaccaaaacatTTAGCAAACAACTCATGAACTCAAGTCTTCTGTGTACCAGGAGTCACATGTTGAAATTGTCTGTGAAAGCACACATACATCACGGTCAAACTCAACCCAAAGACTAATCCAAAAGATTACTCTACTATGCAGCCAGATGAAACTGTTCTTTAACCCACCAAGGCAGAATCAGAACA
Proteins encoded:
- the MOB3B gene encoding MOB kinase activator 3B; this translates as MSIALKQVFNKDKTFRPKRKFEPGTQRFELHKRAQASLNSGVDLKAAVQLPSGEDQNDWVAVHVVDFFNRINLIYGTICEFCTERTCPVMSGGPKYEYRWQDDMKYKKPTALPAPQYMNLLMDWIEVQINNEDIFPTSVGVPFPKNFLQICKKILCRLFRVFVHVYIHHFDRIILMGAEAHVNTCYKHFYYFVTELNLIDRKELEPLKEMTTRMCH